In Haloarcula sp. H-GB4, a single genomic region encodes these proteins:
- a CDS encoding cation:proton antiporter regulatory subunit gives MTPLGPTLLAQIGANLQLETVSQTLVEGVVWLLVIMLLAATPAGAIAVFYRWYVRERIQTGLGLLFGLTAVVLVIGATTALSEVILGDEDVLAAGAVLLNLAAFLAGGVGAYGGMRIGDRLGVDLFAATGGRNIDADVSEIVQTVGRVTSVRLPEDIEDIIGYDPMPDETKETLANRRFLFPRRLTKDELRDRLVGRLKTDYGVGHVDVELADDGTVDYLAVGSRAAGIGPTLPPSTNAVAIQADPAHAASAGDLVQVWAQAPSKRVLTGELRGVADDVVTVAIDAADTPKLDPQTQYKLVTLPVQDRSDREFASLLRAADETMGTATVEPGSTLDGAPVGSLAVSVVAITRDDTAPETIPSRERVLAVGDTIYAIATPDALRRLEQATEGRGEPATTAAVMDEPDDDTDDGDGQPDASKPTGGHEQTGGTEKTAADTTATTADDSATDVDTVETDADDTANADAGADAADTATADEPTGTATTATDTAVEDESTATRDEADSMADTEIEAMADAADSDESPDDDPLEALRNTDVEEPSDDLTADDAFDDLPADDDDDTVEVWDPEERIAEADGEPAADETDDSDSPASEALTEDGDGEDDESTAGDDPEKPS, from the coding sequence ATGACACCGCTTGGCCCGACACTGCTTGCACAGATCGGTGCAAACCTGCAACTGGAGACGGTGTCACAGACGTTGGTCGAGGGCGTTGTCTGGCTCCTCGTCATTATGCTCCTCGCTGCGACGCCGGCTGGCGCTATCGCTGTCTTCTACCGCTGGTACGTCCGTGAACGGATTCAGACGGGCCTGGGGCTCCTGTTCGGGCTAACTGCGGTCGTCCTCGTTATCGGCGCGACGACTGCGCTCAGCGAGGTTATCCTCGGTGATGAGGACGTGTTGGCGGCCGGTGCAGTCCTGTTGAATCTTGCCGCGTTCCTCGCCGGCGGCGTCGGAGCCTACGGCGGGATGCGCATTGGAGACCGACTGGGTGTTGACCTCTTTGCCGCGACTGGCGGCCGGAACATCGACGCCGACGTGAGCGAGATCGTCCAGACCGTCGGTCGTGTCACGTCTGTCCGCCTCCCCGAGGATATCGAAGACATTATCGGCTACGACCCGATGCCCGATGAGACTAAAGAGACACTTGCAAACCGGCGGTTTCTCTTCCCTCGACGGCTGACGAAAGACGAACTCCGGGACCGCCTGGTTGGCCGGCTCAAGACCGACTACGGCGTCGGCCATGTGGATGTCGAACTGGCCGATGACGGCACCGTCGACTACCTTGCGGTCGGGTCGCGGGCGGCTGGTATCGGCCCGACGCTGCCGCCCTCGACGAACGCCGTCGCTATCCAGGCAGACCCAGCCCATGCCGCGAGCGCCGGCGATCTGGTTCAGGTCTGGGCGCAGGCACCGTCGAAGCGCGTGCTCACCGGCGAACTCCGGGGCGTCGCCGACGACGTGGTAACGGTCGCTATCGACGCCGCCGACACGCCGAAACTCGACCCGCAAACACAGTACAAGCTCGTCACGCTCCCGGTGCAGGACCGCTCCGACCGGGAGTTCGCCTCGCTGCTCCGTGCGGCCGACGAGACGATGGGCACCGCCACTGTCGAACCGGGGAGCACGCTTGACGGCGCGCCGGTCGGCAGTCTGGCAGTCTCGGTGGTCGCGATCACCCGCGACGACACAGCGCCGGAGACAATCCCCTCCCGCGAACGCGTCCTCGCAGTCGGAGACACAATCTACGCAATCGCCACCCCGGACGCGTTGCGGCGGCTGGAACAGGCCACGGAGGGGAGAGGCGAACCAGCCACGACGGCAGCTGTGATGGACGAACCGGACGACGATACTGATGACGGGGATGGCCAGCCAGATGCGTCCAAACCCACTGGTGGCCACGAGCAGACTGGCGGGACGGAAAAAACGGCGGCTGATACGACTGCTACCACCGCTGACGACAGCGCTACCGATGTCGACACGGTCGAGACTGATGCCGATGACACAGCCAACGCTGACGCAGGCGCAGACGCGGCTGACACCGCTACTGCCGACGAGCCGACAGGTACCGCTACTACCGCGACTGACACCGCTGTTGAGGATGAGTCGACGGCGACCCGCGACGAAGCGGACTCCATGGCAGACACCGAAATCGAGGCCATGGCGGACGCCGCCGACAGCGACGAGTCCCCGGACGACGACCCGCTAGAGGCACTCCGGAACACCGACGTTGAAGAGCCAAGCGACGATCTGACGGCTGATGACGCGTTCGACGACTTGCCGGCGGACGACGACGATGACACTGTCGAGGTGTGGGACCCGGAAGAGCGAATCGCCGAGGCGGACGGTGAGCCTGCTGCCGACGAAACCGACGACAGTGACTCGCCGGCCTCCGAAGCGCTAACCGAAGACGGAGACGGCGAAGATGACGAATCAACTGCTGGTGATGATCCAGAGAAACCCAGCTGA
- the gatD gene encoding Glu-tRNA(Gln) amidotransferase subunit GatD: protein MNAGDRVRVERAAQTYEGVLLPSSTPEHLVVKLDGGYNVGIDREDASIDVLESDVYDVESAQDEQSQSAIEFDDDLPTVSLISTGGTIASTVDYRTGAVTAQFDAEDVLRAVPDLAGMANYRGRVVANILSENMTPAVWQDLAQAVHEEIEAGADGIVVMHGTDTMQYSASALSFMLDTPVPIVFTGSQRSADRPSSDNVMNAVSAVEAATSDCAEVLVCMHADESDDRCALHRGTRVRKNHTSRRDAFETVGAKPLGEVDYDIDGESTVTFRREYTERDAVDLALHDHIETDVELLKFSPGMDPSLLEAAAENSEGIVIEGTGLGHVNTDWIGTVEELDIPLVMTSQCLEGRVCDRVYDTGRDLLDAGVIEGEDMLPGTAKVKLMWAMANSDDVADTMQDPLAGEIQQRSTPWL from the coding sequence ATGAACGCAGGCGACCGGGTCCGCGTCGAGCGCGCGGCCCAGACCTACGAGGGCGTGTTGCTCCCATCGAGTACGCCCGAGCACCTCGTCGTCAAGCTCGACGGCGGATACAACGTTGGTATCGACCGTGAGGACGCATCCATCGACGTGCTTGAATCGGACGTGTACGACGTCGAGAGCGCACAGGACGAACAGAGCCAGTCGGCAATCGAGTTCGACGACGACCTCCCGACGGTCTCGCTGATTTCCACTGGCGGAACCATCGCCTCGACGGTCGACTACCGGACCGGGGCAGTGACGGCACAGTTCGACGCCGAGGACGTGCTGCGGGCAGTCCCGGACCTGGCCGGGATGGCGAACTACCGCGGCCGCGTCGTTGCCAACATCCTCTCGGAGAACATGACCCCGGCCGTCTGGCAGGACCTCGCGCAAGCGGTCCACGAGGAGATCGAGGCCGGCGCGGATGGCATCGTCGTCATGCACGGCACTGACACGATGCAGTACTCCGCGTCGGCGCTGTCGTTCATGCTCGATACGCCAGTACCCATTGTGTTTACCGGCAGCCAGCGCTCGGCGGACCGCCCGTCCTCGGACAACGTGATGAACGCTGTTTCAGCGGTCGAGGCTGCGACGAGCGACTGTGCGGAGGTTTTGGTCTGTATGCACGCCGACGAGTCCGACGACCGCTGTGCGCTCCACCGCGGCACTCGCGTCCGGAAGAACCACACCTCGCGCCGGGATGCCTTCGAGACCGTCGGCGCGAAGCCACTCGGCGAGGTCGACTACGACATCGACGGCGAGAGCACGGTCACGTTCCGCCGCGAGTACACCGAACGGGACGCCGTCGACCTGGCGCTACACGACCATATCGAGACCGACGTGGAACTCCTGAAGTTCTCGCCGGGGATGGACCCGTCGCTGCTCGAAGCGGCCGCCGAGAACAGCGAAGGCATCGTTATCGAAGGGACCGGGCTCGGCCACGTCAACACCGACTGGATCGGGACCGTCGAGGAACTGGACATCCCGCTTGTCATGACCAGCCAGTGCCTCGAAGGGCGTGTCTGTGACCGCGTCTACGACACTGGCCGGGACCTGCTCGACGCCGGCGTCATCGAGGGCGAGGATATGCTCCCCGGCACAGCGAAGGTCAAGCTCATGTGGGCGATGGCAAACAGCGACGACGTGGCCGATACGATGCAGGACCCCCTCGCCGGCGAGATTCAGCAGCGCTCGACACCTTGGTTGTAG
- a CDS encoding NAD-binding protein: protein MDRPRNWLGARATIILPVLVAVLSFVTGVVNISAVSISGPLGGLIPRSIQRTAGFTGALTGFTLLVSAIGLRRRLRIAWYATVVLLPVAAIQGLVQKSEVVLPFIGTVPSSAVSVPLVVFSLLSLPVMLLNRRRFDRSVDLSTAQLAAGAALVGSLMYGTAGSYALRDEFANLSTATDAFYYTLVTASTVGYGDVTPQSQQAKLFGMSVVVLGTASFAIALGSLLGPAIEKRLSEALGNMTDAQLDLLENHVLVLGHGDLTEPIIEELTGAIDFVVITPDTETATRLQQQDIAVLTADPSDEEPMQRAGIEEAAAVVAATNDDAQDALAVLTAQTLNPEVNIVAGATDRENIEKLRRAGADTVISPAVLGGHLIVQSALGRKGMENIADHLLDVSDEDDADI from the coding sequence ATGGACAGGCCGCGGAACTGGTTGGGGGCACGCGCAACGATCATCCTGCCAGTGCTGGTGGCAGTGTTGTCGTTCGTCACTGGTGTGGTCAACATCAGTGCCGTGTCGATCAGCGGGCCGCTCGGGGGTCTCATTCCGCGAAGCATACAGCGGACAGCCGGATTCACCGGTGCGCTCACTGGGTTTACGCTACTCGTTAGCGCCATCGGACTCCGACGCCGCCTGCGAATCGCGTGGTACGCGACCGTCGTCTTGCTGCCCGTGGCAGCGATTCAGGGGCTGGTACAGAAGTCGGAGGTGGTACTTCCGTTCATTGGCACCGTGCCGAGTTCAGCCGTCTCGGTTCCGCTCGTCGTGTTCTCGCTGCTCTCGCTCCCGGTGATGCTACTGAACCGGCGGCGCTTCGACCGATCGGTCGATCTCTCGACAGCACAGCTGGCTGCGGGCGCGGCACTCGTCGGCTCGCTCATGTACGGGACGGCAGGGTCGTACGCGCTACGCGATGAATTCGCCAATCTTTCGACGGCGACCGATGCGTTCTATTACACGCTGGTCACGGCCAGTACCGTCGGGTACGGCGACGTGACCCCACAGAGCCAGCAGGCGAAGCTGTTCGGGATGTCCGTGGTCGTCCTCGGAACGGCCAGTTTCGCTATCGCACTGGGGTCGCTGCTGGGCCCAGCAATCGAGAAGCGGCTTTCGGAAGCACTCGGAAACATGACTGACGCACAACTTGACTTGCTCGAGAACCACGTACTGGTGCTCGGCCACGGCGACCTGACGGAACCGATTATCGAAGAACTGACCGGCGCAATCGATTTCGTGGTCATTACGCCGGACACAGAGACGGCCACGCGGCTCCAGCAACAGGACATCGCTGTCCTGACCGCAGACCCAAGCGATGAGGAACCCATGCAACGGGCCGGTATCGAGGAGGCCGCGGCGGTCGTTGCGGCGACGAATGACGACGCACAGGATGCGCTGGCGGTACTGACGGCACAGACGCTGAATCCGGAGGTCAACATCGTCGCCGGAGCGACCGACCGCGAGAACATCGAGAAGCTCCGCCGAGCGGGCGCGGACACGGTCATCAGCCCGGCAGTGCTGGGTGGCCACCTCATCGTTCAGTCGGCACTGGGTCGAAAGGGGATGGAGAATATCGCCGACCACCTGCTCGACGTGAGCGACGAGGACGACGCAGATATCTAG
- a CDS encoding histidine kinase N-terminal 7TM domain-containing protein, protein MNLFGSPPAFLAYVAAYALAAVGCGIGLYRATRMEDPDTRRGMVGLLLCSGGWAALELGFLITPGTLGYAFYLGSLIVGLATVGAWLYFCSAYTGRAFHRNQSYRAVAVGAYLGIVIIKLTNPLHGLYFATQFVANPFPHLSITHGVFHWVVTGLSYALVTVGFFMLFELFLEADYDTRPLGVLVGITALPATLDIVGYVSDLLLDINHEPLGVALFALGVLYVYDEAFLAVQLTDGVDDAVVYLDEDGHIKESNGKAQRLFPTLSGSRGQHLKTVLPAVMEILKTDEQILERSRGGGTEYYLVSDTSFSLGQVDIGRMLVFTDVTETERRRRELDRQNEQLEGFATAIRHELLNTLQIITGRVSAAGDALNRGDVDLAKESLQSTSETADRMSEIVDGLATLARHGQTIDETMPVDLEPVVEGAWERADTDSLTMAADVEGQVVADPTRLRDLFESGFTFAAHNDASTVTVSREADEIVITDDGTPAGETDSEAFFEYGGAIPDAAAGMTLPNLRMLARTHGWDVTLDTEYQDGVRVVISNVTVASPVKN, encoded by the coding sequence ATGAATTTGTTTGGGAGCCCTCCAGCGTTTCTTGCGTATGTGGCGGCGTACGCCCTCGCGGCGGTCGGGTGTGGTATCGGGCTCTACAGAGCGACTCGCATGGAGGACCCCGATACCCGCCGGGGAATGGTCGGGCTCCTCCTCTGTAGCGGTGGCTGGGCGGCGCTGGAACTCGGCTTCCTGATCACGCCCGGGACGCTGGGGTACGCATTCTACCTCGGCAGCCTCATCGTCGGGCTTGCGACGGTCGGTGCGTGGCTGTACTTCTGCTCGGCGTACACGGGTCGGGCCTTCCACCGGAACCAATCGTACCGTGCGGTCGCTGTGGGCGCGTATCTCGGTATCGTCATAATAAAGCTGACCAATCCGCTTCACGGGCTCTACTTCGCCACGCAGTTCGTCGCCAACCCGTTCCCGCATCTGTCGATCACACACGGGGTATTCCACTGGGTAGTGACGGGGCTCTCCTACGCGCTCGTCACCGTCGGCTTCTTCATGCTGTTCGAGTTGTTCCTCGAAGCCGACTACGATACACGTCCGCTCGGCGTTCTCGTCGGTATTACCGCACTTCCGGCGACGCTCGATATCGTCGGGTACGTCAGCGACCTCTTGCTCGACATCAATCACGAACCGCTCGGCGTTGCACTGTTCGCGTTGGGTGTCCTCTACGTGTACGATGAGGCGTTCCTCGCCGTACAGTTGACCGACGGCGTCGATGATGCTGTCGTGTATCTCGACGAGGACGGCCATATCAAGGAATCTAACGGCAAGGCACAGCGGCTCTTCCCGACACTATCTGGGAGCCGCGGGCAGCACCTCAAGACGGTATTGCCGGCGGTCATGGAGATCCTGAAAACGGACGAGCAGATTCTCGAACGAAGCCGGGGTGGCGGGACCGAGTATTACCTCGTCAGTGACACCTCATTTTCGCTAGGACAGGTCGATATCGGTCGGATGCTCGTGTTCACCGATGTGACCGAAACCGAGCGGCGTCGCCGCGAACTTGACCGACAGAACGAGCAATTAGAGGGATTCGCCACTGCAATCAGACACGAACTGCTGAACACGCTCCAGATAATCACCGGTCGCGTCTCCGCCGCTGGCGACGCCCTGAACCGCGGAGACGTAGACCTAGCGAAAGAATCCCTCCAATCAACGTCTGAAACGGCCGATCGGATGTCAGAAATCGTCGATGGGCTCGCGACGCTAGCTCGACATGGGCAGACAATTGACGAAACAATGCCTGTCGACCTCGAGCCAGTTGTCGAAGGAGCCTGGGAACGTGCCGACACCGACAGTCTCACCATGGCGGCTGACGTGGAGGGACAGGTCGTCGCCGATCCGACACGATTGCGGGACCTCTTCGAGAGCGGGTTCACGTTCGCGGCCCATAACGACGCGTCAACAGTTACCGTTTCCCGGGAGGCCGATGAGATTGTCATTACCGACGATGGGACCCCGGCGGGCGAGACAGACTCGGAGGCCTTTTTCGAGTACGGCGGCGCGATACCGGACGCTGCAGCCGGGATGACGCTCCCGAACTTGCGGATGCTTGCACGGACCCACGGCTGGGACGTAACACTCGATACTGAATATCAGGACGGCGTTCGCGTCGTCATCTCGAACGTAACAGTGGCGAGTCCGGTGAAAAACTGA
- a CDS encoding potassium channel family protein: protein MYCPRAGSDLLPATQNVDMASLPVEVLMGIYLGLLVGVIPALVSWALGFTFKYFTGITVPGFGVVVLAIALAGVSGGLMALADKSITQAPNAERIITAIILVGMVSLYAHSKGDQLGANFPKRLSLQGLREKKLSADVVEFVGGRDEVRIRIVGDVADMEGYPPLSEPLRAEIRNEEWRFPADLRIGELERRMEERLKSEFDLGDTAVSIDEQGRATVVAAPPFSGLSKRVGDNRHAVSVDTLLPTGLARNDEVTVLTEDAQVRGTVVSARSTPSADETPAETPTEPEIADAEAPPTPVQAPTTDGGEGRLTVAVTRTDVQPLLRSAQPKVVVEPRGTHREYELVSLLRRAGSRFRRLTVRADGPLDGTTLRDAHVREAHDVAIVAIRTQDGWQVAPRGDAAVEAGDELYAIGRRTDLDAFVEAVA, encoded by the coding sequence ATGTACTGTCCGCGGGCCGGAAGCGATTTACTACCGGCCACGCAGAATGTGGACATGGCTTCGCTCCCAGTCGAGGTGTTGATGGGGATCTATCTGGGCCTGTTGGTGGGAGTGATACCGGCGCTCGTGTCGTGGGCGCTGGGGTTTACTTTCAAGTATTTCACCGGCATCACCGTGCCGGGGTTCGGTGTTGTCGTGCTGGCAATCGCGCTTGCCGGCGTCAGCGGCGGCCTCATGGCACTGGCGGATAAGTCGATTACGCAGGCCCCCAACGCCGAGCGCATCATTACTGCAATCATCCTCGTTGGGATGGTATCGCTGTACGCACATAGCAAGGGTGACCAGCTCGGCGCGAACTTCCCGAAGCGGCTCTCCTTGCAGGGGCTACGCGAGAAGAAACTCTCCGCGGATGTGGTCGAATTCGTCGGCGGCCGCGACGAGGTCCGTATTCGCATCGTCGGTGACGTGGCCGACATGGAGGGGTATCCGCCGCTTTCCGAGCCGCTCCGAGCCGAAATTCGCAACGAGGAGTGGCGATTCCCGGCCGACCTGCGCATCGGCGAACTCGAACGCCGGATGGAGGAGCGCCTGAAGTCGGAGTTCGATCTCGGCGACACCGCCGTCTCAATCGACGAGCAAGGGCGAGCGACGGTCGTCGCCGCGCCGCCGTTTTCGGGCCTGTCGAAACGGGTGGGCGACAATCGCCACGCCGTTTCGGTCGACACGCTGTTGCCGACCGGGCTGGCCCGAAACGATGAGGTGACAGTGCTGACTGAGGACGCACAGGTTCGGGGGACTGTGGTCAGTGCCCGGTCGACGCCGTCCGCCGATGAGACGCCGGCCGAGACGCCGACGGAACCGGAAATCGCCGACGCCGAGGCGCCCCCGACGCCGGTTCAGGCACCGACGACCGACGGCGGCGAGGGCCGACTCACCGTCGCTGTGACCCGGACGGATGTGCAACCGCTCTTGCGGTCGGCCCAGCCAAAGGTCGTGGTCGAACCCCGGGGAACTCACCGGGAGTACGAACTCGTCTCCCTGCTCCGCCGGGCTGGAAGCCGGTTTCGCCGTCTCACGGTTCGCGCCGACGGCCCGCTTGACGGGACGACGCTCCGGGATGCCCATGTTCGGGAGGCCCACGACGTTGCTATCGTCGCTATCCGGACACAGGATGGCTGGCAGGTCGCGCCGCGTGGCGATGCGGCCGTCGAAGCCGGCGACGAACTGTACGCGATTGGCCGCCGAACCGACCTTGATGCCTTCGTGGAGGCGGTCGCATGA
- a CDS encoding HPP family protein: MLDQFRKRLHAAVRRLRRVERRELQDFRRWAEVTENLVHLSMLVFVPLAIVLVTTLANTVPRLSFLLFPPLAAGSYTLFIDPTSKYSDPKRFVAGLTIGAVCGLGALAVSNGYLTAPGGQFGVNALGAGLAVFATGVVTWPLDIEEPSSYSTALLALLVEPSQRATFVASIFLASSLVAVLFVIWREQFYEQRATYLYESMSGDDHVLVPMRGDSAGQTAMLGARLAAAHEAGKVVLLDVVSDSDAATAQQSLTRDTIQMDIRSENGAESPPARTRLVGDGGDPATAGVSPDKTDLEAEVDWLETHADRIETRTGVSCQVVVASDDGSPAKTTLQTAAETNCDLIVAPYESQHGALTPYLQRLFRSKSDIVVHRSRSDRTRWKQVIVPVRSVSDVAHNMVDFATRLAGRSGRVAVATCIGSRGDRRRAEEMLADLIEPYEGAFETRVPRTSIQTFLSDTASQYDLIMIGASRDRSKASRFISPPTFERLEDVETDIAIVDRGRP; this comes from the coding sequence ATGCTCGACCAGTTCCGGAAGCGACTCCACGCGGCGGTCAGACGGCTCCGGCGGGTCGAGCGCCGCGAACTACAGGACTTCAGACGGTGGGCCGAGGTGACCGAAAACCTCGTCCACCTCTCCATGCTGGTGTTCGTTCCGCTTGCGATCGTGCTGGTGACAACGCTAGCAAACACTGTCCCACGACTCAGTTTCCTACTGTTCCCGCCGCTCGCGGCGGGGTCGTACACCCTGTTCATCGACCCGACGAGCAAGTACTCCGATCCGAAGCGGTTCGTCGCGGGGCTCACCATCGGCGCGGTCTGTGGGCTGGGTGCACTCGCCGTTTCGAACGGCTATCTCACAGCACCGGGCGGCCAGTTCGGTGTCAACGCGCTCGGTGCCGGCCTCGCTGTCTTCGCGACTGGCGTTGTCACCTGGCCGCTGGACATCGAGGAGCCCTCATCGTACTCCACCGCCTTGCTGGCGCTGCTGGTCGAACCGAGCCAACGGGCGACGTTCGTTGCCAGCATCTTCCTCGCCAGTTCGCTCGTGGCGGTTCTCTTCGTCATCTGGCGCGAGCAGTTCTATGAACAGCGAGCAACGTATCTCTACGAGTCGATGTCCGGTGACGACCACGTTCTGGTCCCGATGCGCGGCGACTCGGCAGGACAGACAGCGATGCTAGGCGCGCGACTCGCAGCCGCCCACGAAGCCGGCAAAGTGGTCCTGCTGGACGTGGTTTCGGACAGCGACGCCGCCACGGCCCAGCAATCCCTCACGCGGGACACGATACAGATGGACATTCGGTCGGAGAACGGCGCAGAGTCGCCACCGGCCCGGACCCGCCTCGTCGGCGATGGCGGTGACCCGGCCACCGCAGGGGTGTCGCCGGACAAGACCGATCTTGAAGCGGAGGTCGACTGGCTGGAGACCCACGCCGACCGGATCGAGACGCGAACGGGCGTCTCCTGTCAGGTCGTCGTCGCGAGCGACGATGGCTCGCCGGCCAAGACGACGCTGCAGACTGCGGCCGAAACCAACTGTGACCTCATCGTCGCACCTTACGAGAGTCAGCACGGGGCGCTGACGCCGTATCTACAGCGGTTGTTCCGCAGTAAGAGCGACATCGTCGTCCATCGGTCTCGGAGCGACCGGACCCGCTGGAAACAGGTCATCGTCCCGGTGCGGTCTGTCAGCGACGTGGCACACAACATGGTCGACTTCGCCACGCGACTGGCCGGTCGGAGCGGGCGGGTCGCTGTCGCGACCTGTATCGGCTCCCGCGGGGACCGCCGCCGGGCCGAAGAGATGCTTGCGGACCTCATCGAGCCATACGAGGGCGCGTTCGAGACGCGGGTTCCGCGAACAAGCATTCAGACGTTCCTGTCCGATACTGCATCGCAATACGACCTCATCATGATCGGGGCTAGCCGTGACCGGAGCAAGGCGTCGCGATTCATTTCGCCGCCGACATTCGAACGGCTTGAGGACGTGGAGACGGACATCGCTATCGTCGACCGCGGCCGGCCCTAG
- a CDS encoding GNAT family N-acetyltransferase, protein MSPTVRTARHDDYDDIVDLTSDVWADRAMADYIPDVFREWVDDDGADRKTLVVDVDGHAVGLAQAVILTETEAWFQGMRVDSDYRGKGFGSLLTDHLIEWAADAGASVGRSMVFSWNEAGLGQSLATGFEAVTSFRWAHPDPADETPEMTVGNDPATAWRYWKESDGRSALSGLALDSGESWALSTLTRETLDRLAADQTVLTVGGDGPQGMACRVRTTDADGEQLAEYAVGVWHDVDAAQALFTAIAADAATLGVDGTRVLIPETPRHVAQTAYAGGNIDERPDFVFEIDGLR, encoded by the coding sequence ATGTCGCCGACTGTTCGGACGGCTCGTCACGACGACTACGACGATATTGTGGACTTGACAAGCGATGTCTGGGCCGACCGCGCGATGGCTGATTACATCCCCGACGTGTTCCGCGAGTGGGTCGACGACGACGGCGCGGACCGGAAAACCCTCGTCGTCGACGTTGACGGCCACGCGGTCGGCCTCGCGCAGGCCGTTATACTCACCGAGACCGAGGCATGGTTCCAGGGCATGCGTGTTGACTCGGACTACCGGGGGAAGGGGTTCGGGTCACTGCTGACGGACCACCTCATTGAGTGGGCGGCCGATGCCGGCGCGTCGGTCGGTCGAAGCATGGTGTTTTCCTGGAATGAGGCTGGACTTGGCCAGTCGCTGGCGACTGGCTTCGAAGCGGTCACGTCGTTCCGCTGGGCGCACCCCGATCCGGCGGACGAGACGCCTGAAATGACTGTCGGAAACGACCCCGCGACAGCATGGCGCTATTGGAAGGAGAGCGACGGCCGAAGCGCCCTGTCCGGGCTCGCGCTCGACAGCGGGGAGAGCTGGGCGCTCTCGACGCTGACTCGGGAAACACTCGACCGGCTGGCGGCCGACCAGACTGTCCTTACTGTCGGCGGTGACGGGCCACAGGGGATGGCCTGTCGGGTCCGAACGACAGACGCTGACGGCGAACAGCTCGCGGAGTACGCGGTCGGGGTGTGGCATGATGTCGACGCCGCACAGGCGTTATTCACTGCGATAGCTGCCGATGCAGCTACTCTCGGCGTCGACGGAACGCGGGTCCTCATCCCTGAGACACCGCGCCACGTCGCCCAGACCGCGTACGCTGGCGGGAACATCGATGAGCGCCCGGACTTCGTGTTCGAGATAGACGGCCTCAGATAG
- a CDS encoding ubiquitin-like small modifier protein 1, which produces MEWKLFAHLRDAADGQSVSVDIEGDATVETALDALLTTRPTLAEEVLDENEELADHIRVLVDGEDPFAAGDGLATTVNEETELALFPPVSGG; this is translated from the coding sequence ATGGAGTGGAAACTGTTCGCACACCTCCGGGATGCGGCCGACGGCCAGTCGGTCAGCGTCGATATCGAAGGGGACGCGACGGTCGAAACAGCGCTCGACGCGCTGCTTACGACGCGACCGACGCTCGCTGAGGAGGTACTCGACGAGAACGAAGAGTTGGCCGACCACATCCGGGTGCTCGTCGACGGCGAAGACCCGTTCGCCGCCGGCGATGGGCTGGCGACGACAGTCAATGAGGAGACGGAACTGGCGCTGTTCCCACCGGTCAGCGGCGGTTGA